In Levilactobacillus brevis, one DNA window encodes the following:
- a CDS encoding phage head closure protein, whose translation MVKIRPHQLVHRAHFGTIKQATNPNTGAPVKSFVESFALWAEYRTRSASQLFAAKQAGMEETRTIAVRRNSALDEQLRVKLDDGKLYRIANISHDDTNNYIAFDFITLEKSDTVKGG comes from the coding sequence ATGGTCAAGATTAGACCACATCAACTGGTTCACCGCGCCCACTTCGGCACCATCAAGCAAGCTACCAATCCCAACACGGGCGCCCCGGTTAAGTCGTTCGTTGAATCGTTTGCGTTGTGGGCCGAGTACCGTACCCGGTCAGCGTCTCAGCTATTTGCGGCTAAGCAGGCTGGCATGGAAGAGACGCGCACTATCGCTGTACGCCGCAACTCAGCGCTAGACGAACAACTGCGGGTGAAACTTGATGACGGCAAGCTGTATCGGATTGCGAATATCTCGCATGACGACACCAACAACTATATCGCCTTCGATTTTATCACCCTGGAAAAGTCCGATACCGTCAAAGGGGGGTAG
- a CDS encoding DUF806 family protein, with translation MALPTIEVSKILESVPWINAVYTGLLPEDASANTTDTIALVTESTTELDVWGNDTFNAATYGVEIEIFYALSFDQDVGDLEIQLMKELESKGWRITTARAHSIDPDTGQSTKVIYVAKNKLI, from the coding sequence ATGGCACTACCCACGATCGAAGTCAGCAAAATTCTTGAGAGTGTCCCATGGATAAACGCCGTGTACACCGGGTTACTGCCCGAAGACGCGAGCGCAAATACTACGGACACGATAGCACTAGTCACCGAGTCGACGACAGAGCTTGATGTTTGGGGAAACGATACTTTTAATGCCGCCACATACGGCGTTGAGATTGAAATTTTCTACGCGTTGAGTTTTGACCAAGACGTTGGTGACCTAGAAATTCAACTCATGAAAGAGCTTGAATCTAAGGGCTGGCGTATTACAACGGCGCGCGCCCATTCGATTGACCCCGATACGGGACAATCGACCAAGGTTATCTACGTTGCAAAAAATAAATTAATTTGA
- the tnpA gene encoding IS200/IS605 family transposase → MSKENVKHERGYVYNFHFHLVWVTKYRKQIFNTPRLAKEMLTILQNIANQNEIEIEKGEVMLDHIHLLISFKPKYAPANIVKVLKGVSAREWFKIHPETRQIVWGGHLWSPSYYMGTLGDMSKETVEHYIENQRTERGKAGRPLLKRN, encoded by the coding sequence ATGTCAAAAGAAAACGTGAAACACGAACGCGGATATGTTTATAATTTTCACTTCCATTTAGTCTGGGTAACGAAGTATCGGAAACAAATATTTAACACACCAAGATTAGCAAAGGAGATGTTGACAATCTTGCAAAACATTGCGAATCAAAACGAAATTGAAATTGAGAAAGGCGAAGTCATGCTTGATCATATCCATCTGCTAATCAGCTTTAAACCAAAGTACGCGCCGGCCAATATTGTCAAGGTATTAAAGGGTGTCTCAGCACGCGAATGGTTCAAAATTCATCCAGAAACACGACAAATAGTTTGGGGCGGTCACCTTTGGTCGCCAAGCTATTACATGGGCACTTTAGGGGATATGTCAAAAGAAACAGTCGAACACTACATTGAGAACCAACGAACAGAAAGGGGGAAGGCGGGAAGGCCTCTGCTAAAACGCAACTAA
- a CDS encoding phage tail family protein yields MGKVLLPVTPAITESSQVIPARYGPVYQGSSYGALTINVPVYYLTPYSQLYSVAGGQLAEQKIRELSAAFIDPQEERGTEYPLTFDDLPGYTFYAHITQISDPEPLNDGVSDWSSTITFVCSDPRGFLEQQDWDVADASTTAVLPVKGNTPVGAIIVATFNKDVKTFTVLKDTGEQSTEFIQLGGDADVDSGSDGTSSDDKTRMLVHDPCTTLSTWTAIKENANPVSTINLDIDGAMASTDASLRVAKNSDGTYNFGKVNTHEQWYGPGELHQALPYSPKNWKLSVRLHHSKYNGKHNYRAMAKVEVYILDTKQRTCGRIGLKDVKGGGYPQAYVQLGSNFADGTEGVDYKNLYYGSAMSLAHSSNHETVAVKYKKATKYLDNNQMVDAFSDFFGQFSIVKQYVKQADGTTAINWGYAIDQWDPKTATYMDSGVHFGKDRVTFVDTDCKFDFDLGSIAFFTAKHDITEDKAKVAYKNVFQTITDYKVEELLDAPAPAKTTGATTTGGSGTASSNGIPPAPGSTPEGYSIEAKGTFKFNANVNVRNSPDTSGSVAATYAAGQSVYYDRKVFQNGYYWLSYISYSGGRRYAAYYDTAGKAIYGTDSNPVNPVKPDTAASSGDSTTIPDQSATGNSDLSDFDQQVFHAGDELHINCDTGHVFLNNEPADYLITPDSTFFMLDGGKDNTLAFDPSSPDVDISVSVRPAIQ; encoded by the coding sequence ATGGGCAAGGTACTATTGCCGGTCACCCCTGCAATCACAGAAAGTTCGCAGGTCATTCCTGCCCGTTACGGCCCCGTGTATCAGGGGTCGTCTTATGGGGCGTTGACCATCAACGTTCCGGTCTACTACCTAACGCCGTATTCGCAACTGTACTCGGTGGCTGGTGGTCAACTGGCCGAGCAAAAAATTCGTGAGCTTTCTGCTGCATTCATTGACCCGCAAGAGGAACGTGGTACTGAGTACCCGTTGACGTTCGACGACCTGCCGGGCTATACGTTCTACGCCCACATTACGCAGATTAGTGACCCCGAGCCGCTAAACGACGGTGTTTCTGATTGGTCGTCAACTATCACCTTTGTTTGCTCAGACCCGCGCGGGTTCCTTGAGCAGCAAGACTGGGACGTTGCCGACGCCTCGACCACGGCGGTGCTACCTGTTAAGGGAAACACGCCCGTTGGCGCGATCATTGTTGCTACGTTCAACAAGGACGTGAAGACGTTCACCGTGCTTAAAGACACGGGCGAGCAATCCACTGAGTTTATCCAACTAGGTGGCGACGCCGACGTTGATTCTGGCAGCGACGGGACGAGCAGCGACGACAAGACCCGAATGCTAGTTCACGACCCCTGCACTACGCTCTCAACGTGGACTGCGATTAAAGAGAACGCGAACCCGGTTAGCACCATCAACCTCGACATTGACGGGGCAATGGCCTCAACCGACGCCTCTCTGCGGGTAGCCAAGAACTCTGACGGAACTTACAACTTTGGTAAGGTCAATACCCACGAACAATGGTACGGCCCCGGTGAGCTTCACCAAGCATTGCCGTACTCGCCAAAGAACTGGAAACTATCAGTCCGACTACACCACAGCAAGTACAACGGCAAGCACAATTACCGGGCTATGGCCAAGGTTGAAGTTTACATTCTGGACACCAAGCAACGGACGTGCGGGCGAATTGGCCTCAAGGACGTTAAGGGTGGTGGTTACCCGCAGGCCTACGTTCAACTGGGCAGTAATTTCGCTGATGGTACTGAGGGTGTGGACTACAAGAACCTGTACTATGGTTCTGCCATGAGTCTGGCTCACAGCAGTAATCACGAAACGGTCGCGGTCAAGTATAAGAAAGCCACCAAGTACCTGGACAACAACCAGATGGTTGACGCGTTCTCTGACTTCTTCGGCCAGTTCAGTATCGTTAAGCAGTACGTCAAGCAAGCCGACGGCACCACCGCGATCAACTGGGGCTATGCCATTGACCAATGGGACCCAAAAACGGCGACTTACATGGACAGTGGGGTTCATTTCGGCAAGGATCGGGTCACGTTCGTTGACACTGATTGCAAGTTCGACTTTGACCTGGGAAGCATTGCGTTCTTCACGGCCAAGCACGACATCACCGAAGATAAGGCCAAGGTTGCCTACAAAAACGTCTTCCAGACGATTACCGATTACAAGGTTGAAGAGCTGCTAGACGCACCGGCACCGGCTAAAACTACTGGGGCAACCACAACAGGTGGCTCAGGGACGGCCAGTTCTAACGGCATTCCACCGGCACCAGGTTCGACCCCAGAAGGCTACTCAATTGAAGCCAAGGGGACGTTCAAGTTTAACGCCAACGTCAACGTCCGCAATAGCCCAGACACTAGTGGCTCAGTCGCCGCTACGTACGCCGCCGGGCAATCCGTTTACTATGACCGCAAGGTGTTCCAAAACGGCTACTACTGGCTGAGTTACATTAGTTACTCCGGTGGCCGACGTTATGCGGCTTACTATGACACTGCCGGCAAAGCAATTTACGGCACCGACTCGAACCCGGTTAACCCGGTCAAGCCCGACACTGCTGCAAGTTCTGGGGACAGCACCACCATTCCCGACCAAAGCGCTACCGGAAATAGTGACTTGTCCGACTTTGACCAACAGGTTTTCCATGCCGGTGACGAGCTGCATATTAACTGCGACACCGGGCATGTGTTCCTGAATAACGAACCGGCCGACTATCTAATTACACCGGACTCGACGTTTTTCATGCTAGACGGTGGCAAGGACAACACCCTTGCCTTTGATCCCTCAAGCCCCGACGTTGATATTTCCGTGAGTGTTCGGCCGGCAATCCAATAG
- a CDS encoding HK97 gp10 family phage protein, whose translation MDLSKALTTWLDNVQQTVHLTPSETATVTGAGAKVLSYHLRDTTKRKHYRVRVTGQDDTHLADAVTYQRTDIDGDKTGASTVGFTVNKAYIARFLNDGTKRIRGDHFVDVARQDAKNKVIAAEAAKYQELVRRKWGD comes from the coding sequence ATGGACCTAAGTAAAGCATTGACGACTTGGCTAGACAACGTGCAGCAAACCGTTCACTTGACGCCTTCGGAAACTGCGACTGTTACGGGAGCCGGGGCTAAGGTGTTGTCCTACCACTTGCGAGATACGACCAAACGCAAGCACTACCGGGTTCGCGTTACCGGTCAGGACGACACTCACCTTGCGGACGCTGTGACCTACCAGCGAACTGACATTGACGGCGACAAGACCGGTGCCAGCACGGTGGGGTTCACCGTCAACAAAGCGTACATTGCCCGGTTCCTAAATGACGGGACTAAGCGTATCCGGGGCGACCACTTTGTTGATGTTGCTCGTCAGGACGCAAAGAATAAAGTTATTGCTGCCGAAGCGGCCAAGTATCAAGAGCTTGTCCGTAGAAAGTGGGGTGACTGA
- a CDS encoding ubiquinol-cytochrome-c reductase complex assembly factor 3, whose translation MTFDRWIELITLALAVVAGIYAALMVIMKPFTDQLQEIAQSMKDSSQRIERLFDSQNTLREDFITSRSEHKVINERLDNVEDDVRELKSK comes from the coding sequence ATGACCTTTGATCGTTGGATTGAATTAATCACCTTGGCTTTGGCCGTAGTCGCGGGTATCTATGCAGCTTTGATGGTTATTATGAAGCCCTTCACGGATCAGCTGCAAGAAATTGCTCAAAGCATGAAGGATAGCAGCCAGCGAATTGAACGGCTGTTTGATTCGCAAAATACGTTACGTGAAGACTTTATCACTAGCAGAAGCGAGCATAAAGTTATCAACGAACGCTTAGACAATGTTGAAGATGATGTACGTGAATTGAAAAGTAAATAG
- a CDS encoding transposase, translating to MSEFKYHYGIKMRIFPSREQKHQIDNNINASRFAYNEMVAIDKELFQLRKVKCYIASVVNRIAYLQKRKNNTQMLFALHPWLSGTNVGTDVVDQARRAYQSAWRLFRQVHRSGTPKFHKKQMSGSFQLPNRYAKVQPNLFNGSCRFLDSKHVKISLIGRLRVSGSHRRLFSCGNDVRIGTITVSRDATGRYYLSMQLGSDTPFVVGGKQQISPVGIDLNTDNFLTDSNGNIVANPRYYRSIKGNLAKAQRKLSRRALRAKKENRPLREAKNYQKQRVLVATLQRKVANQRNNFLHLVSTTLIKNHDLVVAEELRSKNMLRNHALAMSIADVGWRTFLGMLAYKADLYGHKFVTVNPRNTTQTCSECGYLMCGDKKLTLKDREWTCPQCGNHHIRDWNAAKNILKKGLASA from the coding sequence ATGTCTGAGTTCAAATACCATTACGGAATTAAAATGCGAATATTCCCATCTCGTGAGCAGAAACATCAGATTGACAACAATATCAACGCAAGCCGTTTTGCTTACAACGAAATGGTGGCTATCGACAAAGAACTATTTCAATTGCGTAAAGTAAAGTGTTACATTGCTTCGGTTGTTAATCGCATTGCCTACCTGCAGAAACGTAAAAACAACACACAAATGTTGTTTGCACTACATCCTTGGTTATCAGGTACCAATGTAGGTACCGACGTTGTAGATCAAGCACGACGAGCTTATCAGAGCGCGTGGCGTTTATTTCGACAAGTACACAGATCTGGCACACCAAAGTTCCATAAAAAGCAGATGAGTGGCAGCTTTCAGCTCCCAAATCGCTATGCTAAGGTTCAGCCGAATTTGTTCAATGGCAGTTGCCGTTTTCTCGATTCTAAGCATGTGAAAATTAGCTTGATTGGCCGATTGCGTGTGTCTGGGTCACATAGACGCTTGTTTAGTTGTGGCAATGATGTTCGTATTGGAACAATCACTGTCTCGCGCGATGCCACTGGGCGTTACTACTTATCTATGCAACTAGGATCGGACACCCCGTTTGTTGTGGGTGGCAAGCAACAGATCTCTCCAGTAGGCATTGACCTAAATACTGACAATTTCCTAACTGATTCAAACGGCAACATCGTTGCCAATCCACGTTACTATCGCTCTATCAAGGGCAATCTAGCCAAAGCCCAACGTAAACTTTCTCGTCGCGCGCTACGGGCTAAAAAAGAAAATCGGCCGCTTCGTGAAGCTAAGAATTATCAGAAACAACGTGTATTGGTGGCCACCCTCCAGCGAAAAGTTGCTAATCAACGTAACAACTTTCTACATCTTGTCTCAACAACACTTATCAAGAACCACGATTTAGTTGTTGCAGAGGAGTTGCGGAGTAAGAATATGTTACGAAACCATGCATTGGCAATGAGCATTGCTGATGTTGGCTGGCGAACTTTTTTAGGCATGCTGGCCTATAAAGCCGACCTATACGGCCATAAATTTGTCACCGTTAATCCGCGTAACACGACGCAAACCTGTAGTGAGTGTGGATATTTGATGTGCGGTGATAAAAAACTGACCTTAAAAGATCGTGAATGGACTTGCCCACAGTGCGGTAATCACCACATTCGCGATTGGAATGCTGCTAAAAACATTCTCAAAAAAGGCTTGGCAAGTGCTTAA
- a CDS encoding SH3 domain-containing protein: MRDDEYIILDNQLRRIGLLSNHVRAGTPFWGDTIDQSIAEDDSAFAWEDLKDTFNTINLAANKKTYDHTITGITVPSNAPDAQNIVPGNHLLYYDSENQKHYVMRMMNIDQSSKETDQSFSFDAQNLCEWKLARTIPTAFSSNSVNAETAFTNLLAKSGWRLEYNSKSIMTLKEEYDGSSSAQSYLQQLAADYDLDVDCYVKLDSVGDVTDQIVEVSDHIGSTKRTRLDYRNDLVGVDRKLVDDALVTKLYVLGNDGATIEDANNGVAFLTDPDANAKYNHDIKGRGSTWLEGTITSDTIKNSAGLLAWGKKQLKMYNHPRYNYTVQVRSDIAGGIGDDFRVVDFDLNPAMIVDARVIKVSKSKSDPSVHELTLGEYSTITPKKLNVDSDLTQLKKDVAQAHSDAISASNTADSAHTVAENATKNATDAIKKADSATTTAGAAKTAADTAQTTAKGAETTATNAKTVASSAQATAEKAQTVAGSAQTTADTAQTTAGNAQDTANTANTNATAAKSTANTANTTANAAKIAADNAQSTANTAHDEATKASTEVGNVSKTYFADNVYFQPNQPTGADDGALWFKVTDTEQYLNYHDDSTNGGTGSTTKTVTVQVSNDGTKVAASGRFTWSGQHPIKQSPSMTAATRAYTYSGLSATYNGKVIESGILWVYYTSYNGGVAYVPVKDLTSGTRYGTDTNSGSDPAAYHNETKTITVPGSTGNAVNDSQITLKAENVDDVQQYLSNKWSSIPFQKQLVGANISGASIDAPLISLGDGGVVWSSYSIMQDPRFYQPISAQGTVAMAQGELVVSGQTQYYDLNTNSWASYNTAGNAVDGTETNYTTTIINAGGIKNEMQDSSRSNLVGRTYMNGLKIALGNSDGTDVFTVDRNGLSHAVGLTAPNVYAPTRLHTKLVQPDGPNDDLHLESGTGTSMVRSNSIYNVTNSHGANVYVTVHGGLARVASASKYKQDIHDMYDLDTLSAALLKAKPKYWFDKPSIQDIVDSASKNKEPNPDATTAEQPGLIAEDLQELGLNKFLYYGLDGELEGVDYSKLWVLLIPVLRKLRDDVATLKGVKSNDETN, translated from the coding sequence ATGCGCGACGACGAATATATTATTCTTGATAATCAATTGCGGCGTATCGGGTTACTGAGTAACCATGTACGAGCGGGAACCCCATTTTGGGGCGATACCATCGACCAAAGCATTGCCGAGGACGACAGTGCCTTTGCTTGGGAAGACCTCAAAGACACGTTCAACACCATCAACTTGGCTGCGAATAAAAAGACCTACGACCACACCATTACTGGTATCACCGTGCCAAGTAATGCCCCGGACGCTCAGAACATCGTACCCGGCAACCACTTGCTCTACTACGACTCTGAAAACCAAAAGCATTATGTTATGCGCATGATGAATATTGACCAGAGCAGCAAAGAAACTGACCAGTCATTTAGCTTTGACGCTCAGAACCTCTGTGAGTGGAAACTTGCCCGGACTATCCCGACGGCGTTCAGCAGCAACTCGGTAAATGCCGAAACTGCATTCACCAACCTGCTGGCCAAATCCGGGTGGCGGCTTGAGTATAATTCAAAGTCAATTATGACTCTCAAGGAAGAGTACGACGGCAGCAGCTCGGCTCAGTCTTACTTGCAGCAACTCGCTGCGGACTATGACCTAGACGTTGACTGCTACGTAAAGCTCGACAGCGTGGGCGACGTTACCGACCAGATTGTTGAAGTGTCTGACCATATCGGCAGCACTAAACGAACCCGGTTGGACTACCGCAACGACTTGGTGGGTGTTGACCGCAAACTGGTTGACGACGCTCTTGTTACTAAGCTGTACGTGCTGGGGAACGACGGGGCCACCATTGAGGACGCCAACAACGGTGTTGCGTTCTTGACTGACCCGGACGCCAACGCTAAGTACAACCACGACATCAAGGGCCGGGGGTCAACGTGGTTAGAGGGAACCATAACCTCTGACACCATTAAAAACTCAGCCGGCCTGCTGGCGTGGGGTAAGAAGCAGCTCAAAATGTACAACCACCCTCGATACAATTACACCGTTCAAGTTCGGTCAGATATTGCGGGCGGTATCGGTGACGACTTTCGGGTTGTGGACTTTGATTTAAACCCGGCTATGATCGTAGACGCTCGCGTTATCAAAGTCTCAAAATCCAAGTCCGACCCCTCAGTGCACGAGCTGACTCTGGGCGAATACTCGACCATCACTCCTAAGAAATTGAATGTCGACTCTGACCTAACACAGCTAAAAAAAGACGTTGCACAGGCGCATTCTGACGCAATTTCAGCAAGCAATACGGCCGACTCTGCACATACCGTAGCAGAGAACGCCACCAAAAACGCGACCGACGCTATTAAAAAAGCGGACTCGGCCACCACCACTGCTGGGGCTGCCAAGACTGCTGCTGACACTGCTCAAACTACTGCAAAAGGTGCGGAAACCACAGCCACCAACGCCAAAACTGTTGCCAGCAGTGCTCAAGCAACGGCAGAGAAAGCACAGACGGTAGCTGGTTCTGCACAAACTACTGCCGACACTGCACAGACAACCGCTGGCAACGCGCAGGACACGGCTAACACTGCCAACACGAACGCCACGGCTGCAAAGAGCACGGCCAATACTGCCAACACCACCGCCAACGCCGCCAAGATTGCTGCCGATAATGCACAGAGCACCGCAAACACCGCACACGACGAGGCAACGAAAGCCAGCACCGAAGTGGGTAACGTTTCAAAGACCTACTTTGCTGACAATGTTTACTTTCAACCTAACCAGCCAACGGGGGCCGACGACGGGGCATTGTGGTTCAAGGTGACCGACACCGAGCAATACCTGAACTATCACGACGACAGCACGAACGGTGGGACGGGCAGCACTACCAAAACTGTTACGGTGCAAGTTTCTAACGACGGCACCAAAGTCGCTGCCTCTGGCCGGTTCACTTGGTCGGGACAGCACCCTATTAAGCAATCGCCGTCAATGACTGCGGCGACCCGGGCCTATACCTATAGCGGACTGTCTGCCACCTACAACGGGAAAGTCATTGAGTCCGGTATTTTGTGGGTCTACTACACGTCCTACAATGGGGGCGTGGCCTACGTTCCTGTTAAAGACCTGACTAGTGGCACTCGATACGGTACTGATACCAATTCCGGCAGTGACCCCGCCGCTTACCATAATGAAACGAAAACGATCACCGTGCCCGGCTCGACCGGTAACGCGGTCAATGACTCACAGATTACGTTAAAGGCCGAAAACGTGGACGACGTTCAGCAATACCTCTCAAATAAGTGGTCGTCTATCCCGTTTCAAAAACAATTAGTTGGTGCCAACATTTCCGGGGCCTCGATTGACGCGCCGCTTATCTCTCTTGGTGACGGTGGTGTCGTATGGTCGTCTTACTCAATTATGCAAGACCCACGTTTTTACCAGCCAATTTCTGCGCAAGGTACTGTCGCAATGGCGCAGGGTGAGCTTGTCGTAAGCGGCCAAACGCAATACTACGACCTGAATACCAATTCTTGGGCTAGTTACAACACGGCGGGCAACGCAGTAGACGGAACCGAAACCAACTACACCACGACTATTATTAATGCTGGCGGTATCAAAAATGAAATGCAAGACAGTTCCCGCAGCAATCTGGTGGGCCGCACCTACATGAACGGGCTGAAAATCGCGCTCGGCAACTCCGATGGAACCGACGTGTTTACAGTTGACCGTAACGGATTAAGCCACGCTGTTGGACTCACTGCACCAAACGTCTACGCACCAACTCGACTGCACACCAAGCTCGTACAGCCAGACGGCCCCAACGACGACTTGCACCTTGAGTCTGGGACGGGAACCAGTATGGTTCGCTCAAACTCAATTTACAACGTCACGAACTCTCACGGGGCCAACGTTTACGTCACCGTTCACGGCGGACTTGCCCGAGTTGCCTCTGCCAGCAAGTACAAGCAGGACATTCATGACATGTACGACCTTGACACGCTATCTGCTGCGCTACTTAAAGCCAAGCCAAAATACTGGTTTGACAAGCCCTCAATTCAAGACATTGTTGACTCGGCCAGCAAGAACAAAGAGCCGAACCCGGACGCTACCACCGCAGAGCAGCCCGGACTTATCGCTGAGGACTTGCAAGAGCTTGGACTCAACAAGTTCCTGTATTACGGACTAGACGGTGAACTTGAGGGTGTGGACTACTCAAAGCTGTGGGTTCTGCTTATCCCGGTTCTGAGAAAGTTGCGCGACGACGTGGCTACCTTAAAGGGGGTGAAAAGCAATGACGAAACCAATTAA
- a CDS encoding head-tail connector protein translates to MTVTVSEMQEELHLDGEEGILQSLITEGTDYVRSAVNYDVPVEEYEKYPLFDRAVKTYVSSYYYNRSTGVGTNKGLSMMINHLRGRMWGADNGQD, encoded by the coding sequence TTGACCGTAACTGTTAGTGAAATGCAAGAAGAGCTGCACCTTGATGGTGAAGAGGGTATTTTGCAGTCCCTAATCACCGAGGGCACCGATTACGTGCGCTCAGCGGTCAATTATGACGTCCCCGTTGAAGAGTACGAAAAGTACCCGCTTTTTGACCGTGCCGTAAAGACCTATGTTTCGAGTTACTACTACAACCGGTCTACCGGGGTAGGTACTAACAAGGGTCTTAGCATGATGATTAACCACCTGCGTGGGCGAATGTGGGGTGCTGACAATGGTCAAGATTAG
- a CDS encoding phage tail protein — protein MATVGIKGLRMALIDPKTGKVIAGEDGFSENGIFDARGRVAQGLSEANITGIAPSVTKVWGNDILQDQSVGKSQPSVAASFNNLPHEILEKALGEESDGKGGYLDNASGVLPHIAMDLISSDLAGNEIHYCFYDGNMTQGDKNLQTSNENQSRVADALTYNSLAGSNGHMMKTYYATDEGFTDKNLIDEIFPGASDTTDTTPAGGSGSQTSDSGDGKSA, from the coding sequence ATGGCTACTGTTGGTATCAAAGGTCTGCGAATGGCCTTAATTGACCCCAAGACTGGCAAGGTTATTGCCGGTGAAGACGGGTTCTCAGAGAATGGTATTTTTGACGCTCGCGGCCGGGTTGCACAAGGTCTGAGTGAAGCAAACATTACTGGTATTGCACCAAGTGTTACCAAGGTTTGGGGTAACGACATTCTGCAAGACCAATCCGTTGGTAAGTCACAACCAAGTGTTGCGGCCAGCTTCAACAACTTGCCGCATGAAATTTTGGAAAAGGCGTTGGGTGAAGAATCAGACGGTAAGGGCGGTTACTTAGATAATGCGTCCGGCGTTCTCCCCCATATCGCCATGGACTTGATCAGTTCCGATTTAGCTGGTAATGAAATTCATTACTGCTTCTACGATGGGAACATGACCCAGGGCGACAAGAACCTGCAAACGTCCAATGAAAACCAATCACGGGTTGCAGACGCATTGACGTACAACTCATTGGCTGGTTCAAACGGGCACATGATGAAGACGTACTACGCCACTGATGAAGGTTTCACCGATAAGAACTTGATTGATGAAATTTTCCCAGGTGCTAGTGACACGACCGACACCACCCCTGCTGGTGGTTCTGGCTCGCAAACGTCCGATTCAGGGGACGGTAAGAGCGCCTAG
- a CDS encoding autolysin: protein MTKKIVDLSSYQADSLAYMKQLKGWGAEGIMVKLTEGTGYLSPNAGNQISNGFKVFNTVGVYHFFHGRGTAEAKYFLAWVNKMGLDKSTVLAIDVEAPDLPWKTTSQVNVFLRYLISHGYKNVVTYGSGSWFNYGRINRSQLVNKTIWVAAYGVSQPGVAKANAWQYTNNWHGVDCSYDFDGKLSGKVTKATAKKASYWADNGLYEVITRKVNVYGKPALDKANKRRVHFSKGSTIYGKAVKYGKVYRIKTAVGYISANKKYVKLVRKSGGSNDL, encoded by the coding sequence ATGACTAAGAAAATTGTTGACCTATCCTCGTACCAAGCTGATTCCTTAGCTTACATGAAGCAACTCAAAGGTTGGGGAGCAGAAGGTATTATGGTCAAGTTAACCGAAGGTACGGGTTATCTAAGTCCCAATGCTGGTAACCAGATTTCCAATGGTTTCAAAGTATTCAATACCGTTGGGGTTTACCACTTCTTTCATGGACGAGGAACTGCTGAAGCTAAATACTTTCTGGCTTGGGTGAATAAGATGGGATTAGATAAGTCCACGGTACTTGCAATTGATGTTGAAGCACCCGATTTACCCTGGAAGACGACCAGTCAGGTTAATGTCTTCCTTCGGTACCTGATTAGTCACGGGTACAAGAATGTGGTTACGTACGGCTCAGGTAGTTGGTTCAATTATGGCCGAATTAATCGGTCCCAGTTAGTAAATAAGACAATCTGGGTGGCGGCTTATGGTGTCAGTCAACCAGGGGTAGCTAAGGCCAACGCTTGGCAATACACCAACAACTGGCACGGTGTGGATTGCAGTTATGACTTCGATGGTAAGCTGTCTGGTAAGGTTACCAAGGCAACGGCTAAGAAAGCCTCATACTGGGCTGATAACGGCTTGTACGAAGTGATTACCCGTAAGGTTAATGTATATGGTAAGCCAGCCCTAGACAAGGCTAATAAGCGCCGTGTTCACTTCTCCAAGGGAAGTACCATCTACGGTAAAGCAGTCAAGTATGGTAAGGTGTACCGGATTAAGACTGCTGTTGGGTACATCTCAGCTAACAAGAAGTATGTAAAGCTGGTCAGAAAGTCGGGTGGTAGTAATGACCTTTGA